A region from the Triticum urartu cultivar G1812 chromosome 1, Tu2.1, whole genome shotgun sequence genome encodes:
- the LOC125537418 gene encoding sugar transport protein 8-like has product MAGGFVAADGKTGHRQFKGKITWYVWICGIIAATCGLMFGYDIGISGGVTAMDDFLVRFFPTVYARKHRAKENNYCKFDDQRLQLFTSSLYLAALVTSLGASLACTRFGRKRTMQAASVFFLIGAGLCAGAVNIAMLIIGRISLGIGVGFGNQAAPLFLSEIAPAHIRGALNILFQLNVTIGILVANIVNYYTSNIHPVGWRYSLGGAAVPAAILFLGSLVITETPTSLVERGHRVAGRAMLERIRGTKEVDEEFDEINSACETAAALCAEEKPFRRLRRRESRPPLVIAILMQVFQQFTGINAIMFYAPVLFQTMGFESNASLLSAVVTGGVNVISTLVSIILVDKIGRRKLLLEACVQMLIAQVTVGGIMWVQVKDNNNPSHSWALAIVVLICVYVSSFAWSWGPMGWLIPSETFPLATRTAGFSCAVSANMFFTFVIAQAFLSMMCTMRAFIFFFFAICIVIMGLFVLTLLPETKGVPIDEMADRVWRRHWFWKRFFGDADEARINNC; this is encoded by the exons ATGGCAGGGGGGTTCGTCGCTGCAGACGGCAAGACTGGCCACCGGCAGTTCAAAGGGAAAATCACATGGTACGTTTGGATCTGTGGCATCATCGCCGCCACCTGCGGGCTGATGTTCGGCTACGACATTGGTATCTCAG GGGGTGTGACGGCCATGGACGACTTCCTGGTGCGGTTCTTCCCGACGGTGTACGCGCGGAAGCACCGCGCCAAGGAGAACAACTACTGCAAGTTCGACGACCAGCGGCTGCAGCTCTTCACGTCGTCGCTCTACCTGGCCGCGCTCGTCACCAGCCTCGGGGCGTCCTTGGCGTGCACGCGCTTCGGCCGCAAGCGCACCATGCAGGCCGCCTCCGTCTTCTTCCTCATCGGCGCCGGGCTCTGCGCGGGCGCCGTCAACATCGCCATGCTCATCATCGGCCGCATCTCCCTCGGCATCGGCGTCGGCTTCGGCAACCAGGCGGCGCCGCTCTTCCTCTCCGAGATCGCGCCGGCGCACATCCGCGGGGCGCTCAACATCCTCTTCCAGCTCAACGTCACCATCGGGATCCTCGTCGCCAACATCGTCAACTACTACACGTCCAACATCCACCCGGTCGGCTGGAGATACTCGCTCGGCGGTGCGGCGGTCCCGGCGGCGATACTGTTCCTCGGGTCGCTCGTCATCACCGAGACGCCGACGAGCCTCGTGGAGCGCGGGCACCGCGTGGCCGGCCGTGCCATGCTGGAGAGGATCCGCGGCACTAAGGAGGTGGACGAAGAGTTCGACGAGATCAACTCCGCGTGCGAGACGGCGGCCGCCTTGTGCGCGGAGGAGAAGCCGTTCCGGCGGCTCAGGCGCCGGGAGAGCCGGCCGCCGCTGGTGATCGCCATCCTCATGCAGGTGTTCCAGCAGTTCACGGGCATCAACGCCATCATGTTCTACGCGCCGGTGCTGTTCCAGACCATGGGCTTCGAGAGCAACGCCTccctcctctccgccgtcgtgaCCGGCGGCGTCAACGTCATCTCCACACTGGTGTCCATCATCCTCGTCGACAAGATCGGCCGCCGCAAGCTACTCCTCGAGGCCTGCGTCCAAATGCTCATCGCCCAG GTGACGGTGGGAGGGATCATGTGGGTGCAAGTGAAAGACAACAACAACCCTAGCCACTCGTGGGCGCTGGCCATCGTGGTGCTGATATGCGTCTACGTGTCGAGCTTCGCGTGGTCGTGGGGCCCCATGGGGTGGCTCATCCCGTCGGAGACGTTCCCGCTGGCGACGCGGACGGCGGGGTTCTCCTGCGCGGTGAGCGCCAACATGTTCTTCACCTTCGTCATCGCGCAGGCGTTCCTGTCCATGATGTGCACCATGCGggccttcatcttcttcttcttcgccatCTGCATCGTCATCATGGGGCTCTTCGTCCTCACGCTGCTGCCGGAGACCAAGGGCGTGCCCATCGACGAGATGGCCGACAGGGTGTGGCGGCGGCACTGGTTCTGGAAGAGGTTCTTCGGCGACGCCGATGAGGCCAGGATTAATAACTGCTAG